In Homo sapiens chromosome 11, GRCh38.p14 Primary Assembly, one DNA window encodes the following:
- the ZDHHC5 gene encoding palmitoyltransferase ZDHHC5 isoform X2: MPAESGKRFKPSKYVPVSAAAIFLVGATTLFFAFTCPGLSLYVSPAVPIYNAIMFLFVLANFSMATFMDPGIFPRAEEDEDKEDDFRAPLYKTVEIKGIQVRMKWCATCRFYRPPRCSHCSVCDNCVEEFDHHCPWVNNCIGRRNYRYFFLFLLSLTAHIMGVFGFGLLYVLYHIEELSGVRTAVTMAVMCVAGLFFIPVAGLTGFHVVLVARGRTTNEQVTGKFRGGVNPFTNGCCNNVSRVLCSSPAPRYLGRPKKEKTIVIRPPFLRPEVSDGQITVKIMDNGIQGELRRTKSKGSLEITESQSADAEPPPPPKPDLSRYTGLRTHLGLATNEVESWGQLEGANLNCREQPSPQLPLRAQLGTRELPFSYLWQKFSLRSTIQWLTLLQPQVSPGHRL, translated from the exons GTGTCCAGGACTAAGCCTGTATGTGTCACCTGCAGTGCCCATCTACAATGCAATTATGTTTCTCTTTGTGTTGGCCAACTTCAGCATGGCCACCTTCATGGACCCAGGGATTTTCCCTCGAG CTGAGGAGGATGAGGACAAGGAAGATGATTTCCGAGCTCCCCTTTACAAAACAGTGGAGATAAAGGGCATCCAGGTGCGCATGAAATGGTGTGCCACCTGCCGCTTTTACCGTCCCCCTCGATGTTCCCACTGCAGTGTCTGTGACAACTGTGTGGAG GAATTTGATCATCACTGCCCCTGGGTGAATAACTGTATTGGTCGCCGGAACTAccgttattttttccttttcctcctttccctgaCAGCCCACATTATGGGTGTGTTTGGCTTTGGCCTCCTTTATGTCCTCTACCACATAGAGGAACTCTCAGGGGTCCGCACGGCTGTCAC AATGGCAGTAATGTGTGTGGCTGGCTTATTCTTCATCCCTGTAGCTGGCCTCACGGGATTTCACGTGGTTCTGGTGGCCAGGGGACGCACAACCAATGAACAG gTTACGGGTAAATTCCGGGGAGGTGTGAACCCCTTCACCAATGGCTGCTGTAACAATGTCAGCCGTGTTCTCTGCAGTTCTCCAGCACCCAG GTATTTGGGGAGaccaaagaaagagaagacaattGTAATCAGACCTCCCTTCCTTCGACCAGAAGTTTCAGATGGGCAGATAACTGTGAAGATCATGGATAATGGCATCCAGGGAGAGCTGAGGAGAACAAAG TCTAAGGGAAGCCTGGAGATAACAGAGAGCCAGTCTGCAGATgctgaacctccacctcctcctaaGCCAGACCTGAGCCGTTACACAGGGTTGCGAACACACCTCGGCTTGGCTACTAATGAGG TTGAGTCGTGGGGACAGCTTGAAGGAGCCAACCTCAATTGCAGAGAGCAGCCGTCACCCCAGCTACCGCTCAGAGCCCAGCTTGGAACCAGAGAGCTTCCGTTCTCCTACCTTTGGCAAAAGTTTTCACTTCGATCCACTATCCAGTGGCTCACGCTCCTCCAGCCTCAAGTCAGCCCAGGGCACAGGCTTTGA
- the ZDHHC5 gene encoding palmitoyltransferase ZDHHC5 isoform X1, producing MPAESGKRFKPSKYVPVSAAAIFLVGATTLFFAFTCPGLSLYVSPAVPIYNAIMFLFVLANFSMATFMDPGIFPRAEEDEDKEDDFRAPLYKTVEIKGIQVRMKWCATCRFYRPPRCSHCSVCDNCVEEFDHHCPWVNNCIGRRNYRYFFLFLLSLTAHIMGVFGFGLLYVLYHIEELSGVRTAVTMAVMCVAGLFFIPVAGLTGFHVVLVARGRTTNEQVTGKFRGGVNPFTNGCCNNVSRVLCSSPAPRYLGRPKKEKTIVIRPPFLRPEVSDGQITVKIMDNGIQGELRRTKSKGSLEITESQSADAEPPPPPKPDLSRYTGLRTHLGLATNEDSSLLAKDSPPTPTMYKYRPGYSSSSTSAAMPHSSSAKLSRGDSLKEPTSIAESSRHPSYRSEPSLEPESFRSPTFGKSFHFDPLSSGSRSSSLKSAQGTGFELGQLQSIRSEGTTSTSYKSLANQTRNGSLSYDSLLTPSDSPDFESVQAGPEPDPPLGYTSPFLSARLAQQREAERHPRLVPTGPTHREPSPVRYDNLSRHIVASLQEREKLLRQSPPLPGREEEPGLGDSGIQSTPGSGHAPRTSSSSDDSKRSPLGKTPLGRPAVPRFGKPDGLRGRGVGSPEPGPTAPYLGRSMSYSSQKAQPGVSETEEVALQPLLTPKDEVQLKTTYSKSNGQPKSLGSASPGPGQPPLSSPTRGGVKKVSGVGGTTYEISV from the exons GTGTCCAGGACTAAGCCTGTATGTGTCACCTGCAGTGCCCATCTACAATGCAATTATGTTTCTCTTTGTGTTGGCCAACTTCAGCATGGCCACCTTCATGGACCCAGGGATTTTCCCTCGAG CTGAGGAGGATGAGGACAAGGAAGATGATTTCCGAGCTCCCCTTTACAAAACAGTGGAGATAAAGGGCATCCAGGTGCGCATGAAATGGTGTGCCACCTGCCGCTTTTACCGTCCCCCTCGATGTTCCCACTGCAGTGTCTGTGACAACTGTGTGGAG GAATTTGATCATCACTGCCCCTGGGTGAATAACTGTATTGGTCGCCGGAACTAccgttattttttccttttcctcctttccctgaCAGCCCACATTATGGGTGTGTTTGGCTTTGGCCTCCTTTATGTCCTCTACCACATAGAGGAACTCTCAGGGGTCCGCACGGCTGTCAC AATGGCAGTAATGTGTGTGGCTGGCTTATTCTTCATCCCTGTAGCTGGCCTCACGGGATTTCACGTGGTTCTGGTGGCCAGGGGACGCACAACCAATGAACAG gTTACGGGTAAATTCCGGGGAGGTGTGAACCCCTTCACCAATGGCTGCTGTAACAATGTCAGCCGTGTTCTCTGCAGTTCTCCAGCACCCAG GTATTTGGGGAGaccaaagaaagagaagacaattGTAATCAGACCTCCCTTCCTTCGACCAGAAGTTTCAGATGGGCAGATAACTGTGAAGATCATGGATAATGGCATCCAGGGAGAGCTGAGGAGAACAAAG TCTAAGGGAAGCCTGGAGATAACAGAGAGCCAGTCTGCAGATgctgaacctccacctcctcctaaGCCAGACCTGAGCCGTTACACAGGGTTGCGAACACACCTCGGCTTGGCTACTAATGAGG ATAGTAGCTTATTGGCCAAGGACAGCCCCCCGACACCTACCATGTACAAGTATCGGCCGGGTTACAGTAGCAGCAGTACGTCAGCTGCCATGCCGCATTCCTCCAGCGCCAAG TTGAGTCGTGGGGACAGCTTGAAGGAGCCAACCTCAATTGCAGAGAGCAGCCGTCACCCCAGCTACCGCTCAGAGCCCAGCTTGGAACCAGAGAGCTTCCGTTCTCCTACCTTTGGCAAAAGTTTTCACTTCGATCCACTATCCAGTGGCTCACGCTCCTCCAGCCTCAAGTCAGCCCAGGGCACAGGCTTTGAGCTGGGCCAGTTGCAATCCATTCGTTCAGAGggcaccacctccacctcctataAGAGCCTGGCCAACCAGACACGCAATGGAAGCCTATCTTATGACAGCTTGCTCACACCTTCAGACAGCCCTGATTTTGAGTCAGTGCAGGCAGGGCCTGAGCCAGACCCACCTTTAGGCTATACCTCTCCCTTcctgtcagccaggctggcccAGCAACGGGAAGCTGAGAGGCACCCACGTTTGGTGCCAACTGGCCCAACACACCGAGAGCCCTCACCAGTCCGTTACGACAATCTGTCGCGCCACATTGTGGCCTCTCTCCAGGAACGAGAGAAGTTGCTGCGCCAGTCACCCCCACTCCCGGGCCGTGAGGAAGAACCAGGCTTGGGGGACTCAGGCATTCAGTCAACACCAGGCTCGGGCCATGCCCCTCGTACTAGTTCCTCCTCAGATGATTCAAAGAGATCACCTTTGGGCAAGACTCCACTGGGACGCCCAGCTGTCCCCCGTTTTGGCAAGCCAGATGGGCTAAGGGGCCGGGGAGTAGGGTCCCCTGAACCAGGCCCAACAGCCCCATACCTGGGCCGATCGATGTCTTACAGCAGCCAAAAAGCCCAACCTGGTGTCTCTGAGACAGAAGAAGTGGCCTTGCAGCCATTACTGACACCCAA AGATGAAGTACAGCTGAAGACCACCTACAGCAAATCCAACGGGCAGCCCAAGAGCTTAGGCTCAGCCTCCCCTGGCCCAGGCCAGCCACCTCTCAGTAGCCCCACGAGGGGAGGAGTCAAGAAGGTGTCAGGGGTTGGTGGTACCACCTATGAGATTTCGGTGTGA
- the MED19 gene encoding mediator of RNA polymerase II transcription subunit 19 isoform 1 (isoform 1 is encoded by transcript variant 1) produces MENFTALFGAQADPPPPPTALGFGPGKPPPPPPPPAGGGPGTAPPPTAATAPPGADKSGAGCGPFYLMRELPGSTELTGSTNLITHYNLEQAYNKFCGKKVKEKLSNFLPDLPGMIDLPGSHDNSSLRSLIEKPPILSSSFNPITGTMLAGFRLHTGPLPEQCRLMHIQPPKKKNKHKHKQSRTQDPVPPETPSDSDHKKKKKKKEEDPERKRKKKEKKKKKNRHSPDHPGMGSSQASSSSSLR; encoded by the exons ATGGAGAATTTCACGGCACTGTTTGGGGCTCAGGCTGACCCACCACCGCCCCCAACCGCACTCGGCTTCGGACCAGGAAAGCCTCCACCCCCGCCACCGCCTCCTGCGGGCGGGGGACCCGGCACGGCCCCGCCTCCCACCGCGGCCACGGCTCCTCCTGGCGCGGACAAGTCAGGAGCTGGCTGTGGCCCTTTTTACCTCATGAGGGAACTGCCAG GTAGCACAGAGCTGACAGGCAGCACGAATCTGATCACACACTACAACTTGGAACAAGCCTATAATAAATTCTGTGggaagaaggtgaaggagaagctaAGTAACTTCCTGCCTGACCTGCCAGGGATGATTGATCTGCCTGGTTCCCATGATAACAGCAGCCTCCGCTCTCTCATTGAGAAGCCCCCTATTCTCAGTAGCTCTTTCAATCCTATCACAGGGACCATGCTGGCCGGCTTCCGCCTCCACACTGGCCCG TTGCCGGAGCAGTGTCGTCTGATGCatattcagcctcccaagaagaaGAATAAGCACAAGCACAAACAGAGCCGTACCCAGGATCCTGTCCCCCCAG AAACACCATCTGATTCAGatcacaagaagaagaaaaagaaaaaagaagaggatcCTGAacggaaaaggaagaagaaagagaagaagaaaaagaag AATCGACATAGTCCAGACCACCCAGGTATGGGCAGCTcccaggccagcagcagcagcagcctacGCTAA
- the MED19 gene encoding mediator of RNA polymerase II transcription subunit 19 isoform 2 (isoform 2 is encoded by transcript variant 2), producing the protein MENFTALFGAQADPPPPPTALGFGPGKPPPPPPPPAGGGPGTAPPPTAATAPPGADKSGAGCGPFYLMRELPGSTELTGSTNLITHYNLEQAYNKFCGKKVKEKLSNFLPDLPGMIDLPGSHDNSSLRSLIEKPPILSSSFNPITGTMLAGFRLHTGPLPEQCRLMHIQPPKKKNKHKHKQSRTQDPVPPGKPS; encoded by the exons ATGGAGAATTTCACGGCACTGTTTGGGGCTCAGGCTGACCCACCACCGCCCCCAACCGCACTCGGCTTCGGACCAGGAAAGCCTCCACCCCCGCCACCGCCTCCTGCGGGCGGGGGACCCGGCACGGCCCCGCCTCCCACCGCGGCCACGGCTCCTCCTGGCGCGGACAAGTCAGGAGCTGGCTGTGGCCCTTTTTACCTCATGAGGGAACTGCCAG GTAGCACAGAGCTGACAGGCAGCACGAATCTGATCACACACTACAACTTGGAACAAGCCTATAATAAATTCTGTGggaagaaggtgaaggagaagctaAGTAACTTCCTGCCTGACCTGCCAGGGATGATTGATCTGCCTGGTTCCCATGATAACAGCAGCCTCCGCTCTCTCATTGAGAAGCCCCCTATTCTCAGTAGCTCTTTCAATCCTATCACAGGGACCATGCTGGCCGGCTTCCGCCTCCACACTGGCCCG TTGCCGGAGCAGTGTCGTCTGATGCatattcagcctcccaagaagaaGAATAAGCACAAGCACAAACAGAGCCGTACCCAGGATCCTGTCCCCCCAG GTAAACCCAGTTAA